In Leptodesmis sichuanensis A121, the following are encoded in one genomic region:
- a CDS encoding LysR family transcriptional regulator: MRQATLHQLKVFEAVARHNSFTRAAEELFLTQPTVSMQVKQLSKAVGLPLFEQVGKRLYLTDAGKELYTTCREIFDRLAQFEIAIADMKGLKQGSLRLAVVTTAKYVIPRLLGPFCQRYPGIDVSLMVTNHEYVIESLVNNRHDLYILSQPPEDLDVSIHPFLENPLVVIAWRDHPLAHEKNIPLKRLAEEPFIMREPGSGTRKAVQKLFDENGISLKVKLDLGSNETIKQAIAGGLGISVLSVHTLALEGVNSSLTILDVEGFPIQRSWYVIYPSGKQLSIISQTFFDYLLNEGKTVAEETAFQGIFSQASKSTDESE; this comes from the coding sequence TTGAGGCAAGCAACGCTCCATCAACTTAAAGTTTTCGAGGCAGTCGCTCGCCACAATAGTTTTACACGGGCTGCCGAAGAACTGTTTTTGACCCAACCCACGGTTTCAATGCAGGTTAAGCAGTTGTCCAAAGCTGTTGGTCTGCCGTTATTCGAGCAGGTTGGCAAGCGGCTGTATCTGACCGATGCTGGCAAGGAACTTTACACCACCTGCCGGGAAATTTTTGATCGCCTCGCCCAGTTTGAGATTGCGATCGCCGATATGAAGGGTCTGAAACAAGGCTCTTTACGGCTGGCGGTAGTGACAACGGCCAAGTACGTTATTCCCCGTTTGTTAGGCCCTTTCTGCCAGCGTTACCCTGGCATTGATGTCTCCTTAATGGTGACGAACCATGAGTATGTGATCGAGAGCCTGGTGAATAATCGGCATGACCTCTATATCCTGAGTCAGCCACCCGAAGATTTAGATGTCAGCATCCATCCCTTTCTAGAGAATCCTTTAGTCGTGATTGCGTGGCGAGATCATCCTCTGGCTCATGAAAAGAACATTCCCCTGAAGCGGCTGGCGGAGGAACCGTTTATCATGCGGGAACCCGGATCGGGAACTCGCAAAGCGGTGCAGAAGTTGTTTGATGAGAATGGCATCTCCCTGAAGGTGAAGCTCGACCTGGGCAGCAACGAGACGATTAAGCAGGCGATCGCAGGTGGATTGGGGATTTCAGTTCTGTCCGTGCATACGTTGGCCTTAGAAGGCGTGAATAGCTCTCTGACGATTCTGGATGTAGAAGGGTTTCCCATTCAGCGATCGTGGTACGTCATTTATCCTTCAGGGAAGCAACTGTCGATCATCTCGCAAACCTTCTTTGACTATCTTCTCAATGAAGGTAAAACCGTGGCTGAAGAAACCGCCTTCCAAGGGATTTTCAGTCAGGCTAGCAAATCTACAGATGAGAGCGAGTAG
- a CDS encoding sensor histidine kinase, with translation MGKPAQSSFRRTLFARILLLTIPVLLAGEYFVYQKARSGFLKTARQSLTESAVLKGEDIQALTEMLQSNLVLASQIATQRLGQPGSLQPLLQEIAAGLPEQVECLQITSVQTDSIEGSTCGQQVLQPLEQPSWEQIRTRELKPADVFISPAQSVSSPAAPAAPQQQLHLVFQAPVYDPQGGLRYTLSARVKLHRRPPEIRGSLTGYTVVINQDGQILTHPLADRVGHNIAQEPNAPVLKAVVESALAGKQQSLHLFEDAQGEWLAGYSAMKIPMHGKTQTWVVMAITPIANALYDLQDIKNVLVFLTLGLVAASLLATIYMTRDLAAPLEQLGRYALQIGDRISPDRAPKNFKIKELNQLAEVLDRMVHRLEERAEELETAWQEAQVANQLKSEFLATTSHEFRTPLNAIIGSVRLVIDGCCDDREEELEFLQQVDDAAIHLLKIINDLLDISKIEAGKVELHLQPVSIPDLCQQCLRMIQPAADRKQIGLSLTVAPNLEKVSLDERRVRQMVINLLSNAVKFTPEGGQVKLSAWSGYGHQLEQENRPDHSPINSDTSYLCIEVADSGIGIPKERWHLLFRPFQQIDSSYTRKYEGTGLGLALTKRLAELHGGSMSFTSVLNEGSIFRLWLPTRGPEATRSHL, from the coding sequence ATGGGCAAGCCCGCTCAATCGTCCTTTCGTCGCACCCTGTTTGCCAGAATTCTGCTGCTTACCATTCCTGTGCTGCTGGCAGGGGAGTATTTTGTTTATCAGAAAGCCCGCTCTGGTTTTTTGAAGACTGCAAGACAAAGTCTCACTGAGAGTGCCGTTCTGAAAGGGGAAGACATCCAGGCCCTGACAGAAATGCTGCAATCCAATTTGGTGCTTGCGAGTCAGATCGCAACTCAACGGCTAGGTCAACCAGGATCCCTGCAACCCTTGCTCCAGGAAATTGCTGCCGGATTGCCCGAACAAGTGGAGTGCTTACAGATTACAAGTGTACAGACTGACAGCATCGAGGGCAGTACTTGTGGTCAACAGGTGTTGCAGCCTTTGGAACAACCCTCCTGGGAGCAGATACGAACTCGTGAACTCAAGCCTGCCGATGTGTTCATTTCCCCGGCTCAATCAGTCAGTTCACCAGCAGCACCAGCGGCTCCTCAACAACAACTCCATCTGGTCTTCCAGGCTCCGGTCTACGACCCACAGGGAGGGTTACGGTATACCCTCAGTGCTCGGGTCAAGCTGCATCGCCGACCACCCGAAATACGGGGTTCGCTTACAGGATACACCGTTGTAATTAACCAGGACGGGCAGATCCTGACCCATCCCCTCGCCGATCGTGTGGGTCACAATATTGCTCAGGAACCAAATGCACCCGTGCTCAAAGCCGTTGTAGAAAGTGCGCTGGCAGGCAAACAGCAATCTCTTCACTTATTTGAAGATGCTCAGGGCGAGTGGCTGGCAGGTTACAGTGCCATGAAGATTCCCATGCATGGGAAGACTCAGACCTGGGTGGTGATGGCTATCACGCCGATCGCTAATGCCTTGTATGACTTGCAGGACATTAAAAATGTGCTGGTGTTTTTAACACTGGGATTAGTGGCAGCCAGCCTGCTTGCAACCATTTATATGACCCGTGACTTGGCCGCTCCTCTGGAACAATTGGGACGTTATGCTTTGCAAATTGGCGATCGCATTTCCCCAGATCGGGCACCCAAGAATTTCAAAATTAAGGAGTTAAATCAGTTAGCCGAAGTGCTCGATCGCATGGTACATCGCCTGGAAGAACGGGCCGAAGAGTTAGAAACGGCATGGCAGGAAGCCCAGGTCGCCAATCAACTGAAAAGCGAATTTCTGGCTACGACCTCCCACGAATTCAGAACTCCATTGAATGCCATCATTGGCTCTGTGCGACTGGTAATTGACGGCTGTTGTGACGATCGAGAAGAAGAATTAGAGTTTCTGCAACAAGTGGATGATGCCGCCATCCATCTGCTGAAGATTATTAATGATTTATTGGACATTTCTAAGATTGAGGCCGGGAAAGTAGAACTTCATCTGCAACCTGTCTCTATTCCCGACCTTTGCCAGCAGTGTTTGCGAATGATTCAACCAGCCGCTGATAGAAAACAGATTGGTTTGTCCCTGACGGTTGCACCGAACCTGGAAAAGGTATCCCTGGACGAACGGCGAGTCCGGCAGATGGTAATCAATTTGCTTTCCAATGCTGTGAAGTTCACTCCTGAGGGAGGTCAGGTCAAACTCAGTGCCTGGAGTGGCTATGGTCATCAACTGGAGCAGGAAAACCGTCCTGACCACAGCCCGATCAATTCCGACACTTCCTACCTGTGCATTGAAGTGGCCGATTCAGGGATTGGGATTCCCAAGGAACGATGGCATTTGCTGTTTCGCCCTTTTCAACAAATTGATTCCTCCTACACCCGCAAGTACGAAGGCACTGGACTGGGCTTAGCGCTCACCAAACGGCTGGCTGAGCTGCATGGTGGCTCGATGTCTTTTACCTCTGTCCTCAATGAAGGCAGCATTTTCCGGCTTTGGTTGCCAACCCGTGGCCCGGAGGCTACTCGCTCTCATCTGTAG
- a CDS encoding RibD family protein: MTRSAPAVTVVLAMSLDGKIADVNRSAARFGSSVDRQHLETQIAAADAVLFGAGTLRAYGTTLRVSNPELLAQRRQQGKPPQPAQVVCTRSADIPTQIRFFNQPVPRWLLTTQAGAKRWQPEPGFDRILVAETGTGDLDWGAAFQQLASAQIQRIAVLGGGELVASLIAAGLVDDLWITVCPLILGGREAPTPVAGLGFPEAIAPRVELLTMQAIGHEVFLHYRLLR, from the coding sequence TTGACCAGAAGTGCTCCTGCAGTGACCGTTGTGCTGGCGATGAGTCTGGATGGCAAAATTGCTGATGTTAACCGCAGTGCTGCCCGCTTTGGTTCCTCTGTCGATCGCCAGCATCTGGAAACCCAGATTGCAGCCGCTGATGCTGTCTTATTCGGAGCCGGAACCTTAAGAGCCTACGGTACAACTTTACGAGTATCCAATCCGGAGTTGTTAGCGCAACGAAGACAGCAGGGCAAACCTCCACAACCCGCACAGGTGGTATGTACCCGATCTGCGGACATTCCCACCCAGATCCGATTCTTTAACCAGCCAGTGCCCCGCTGGTTGCTCACCACTCAGGCTGGAGCCAAACGCTGGCAGCCAGAACCTGGTTTCGATCGCATTCTGGTTGCCGAAACGGGGACTGGTGATTTAGATTGGGGAGCCGCTTTCCAGCAATTGGCATCTGCTCAAATTCAGCGTATCGCGGTGTTGGGGGGGGGCGAGTTAGTCGCTTCCCTGATTGCTGCGGGATTGGTAGATGATTTGTGGATCACGGTCTGTCCTCTGATTCTGGGAGGCCGGGAAGCTCCCACTCCGGTCGCAGGACTGGGCTTTCCCGAAGCGATCGCTCCACGAGTGGAATTGCTAACCATGCAAGCGATCGGCCACGAGGTATTTCTGCACTATAGACTTCTTCGTTAG
- a CDS encoding GNAT family N-acetyltransferase gives MKFSMLDMVEQLRPRYSLAWINRIAEIPQSEWDALAIPLKTPFFEWEWLHNMEDSGSATAKSGWLPNHLTVWRDRSLIAAAPLYIKGHSYGEFVFDHQWADLAARLGIEYYPKLLGMSPVTPAEGYRFLIAPGEDEDELTEMMVSAIDHFCDRNKISGCHFLYVDPEWKAVMERHGFSAWLHHSFIWQNRGYQTFDDYLAEFNANQRRNIKRERKAVAQAGLSLKTLTGEEIPKSLFSLMYTYYSDTCDKFGWWGSKYLTRRFFEQLFPNYTHRVVFVAAYEERKLHHPVGMSFCLTKGENLYGRYWGSSQEIDCLHFDACYYTPIEWAISQGIQLFDPGAGGRHKKRRGFPATPNHSLHRFYHPRLAQILRSYIQEVNEMEQREIDAINQELPFKQK, from the coding sequence ATGAAGTTTTCGATGCTGGATATGGTGGAACAACTTCGGCCCCGTTATTCCCTTGCCTGGATTAATCGCATTGCTGAAATCCCGCAGAGTGAATGGGATGCCCTGGCAATACCGCTGAAAACGCCATTCTTTGAGTGGGAGTGGCTGCACAACATGGAGGATTCCGGCAGTGCTACGGCAAAGTCTGGCTGGTTGCCCAATCATCTGACGGTATGGCGCGATCGCAGTTTGATTGCCGCCGCTCCCCTGTATATCAAAGGCCACAGCTATGGGGAATTTGTGTTTGACCATCAATGGGCGGATTTAGCGGCTCGCTTGGGCATTGAGTACTATCCCAAACTGTTAGGGATGTCCCCTGTCACTCCGGCTGAGGGATATCGGTTTCTGATTGCCCCCGGAGAAGATGAGGATGAATTGACGGAGATGATGGTGAGTGCGATCGACCATTTCTGCGATCGTAATAAAATTTCCGGCTGTCACTTTCTGTATGTGGATCCAGAGTGGAAAGCCGTGATGGAGCGGCATGGTTTCAGTGCCTGGTTACACCATAGCTTCATCTGGCAGAATCGGGGTTATCAAACCTTTGACGATTACCTGGCAGAATTTAATGCCAACCAGCGACGCAATATTAAGCGAGAACGCAAGGCCGTGGCCCAGGCTGGCTTATCCCTCAAAACATTAACCGGGGAAGAAATTCCAAAATCCCTATTTTCTTTGATGTATACCTACTACAGCGATACCTGCGACAAGTTTGGCTGGTGGGGTAGTAAATATTTGACCCGGCGATTTTTTGAACAACTGTTTCCTAACTATACGCATCGGGTGGTATTTGTCGCAGCCTATGAAGAACGCAAACTGCATCATCCAGTAGGGATGTCCTTTTGTTTGACCAAAGGAGAGAACCTGTACGGACGCTACTGGGGGTCTTCTCAGGAAATTGATTGTCTTCACTTTGATGCCTGCTACTACACACCGATCGAATGGGCCATTTCTCAAGGTATTCAACTTTTTGATCCGGGTGCGGGAGGTCGTCACAAAAAACGGCGAGGCTTTCCGGCCACTCCTAACCACAGCCTGCACCGTTTTTATCATCCCCGGTTAGCGCAAATTCTGCGCTCCTACATTCAGGAAGTAAACGAGATGGAGCAGCGTGAGATTGATGCCATTAATCAGGAGTTGCCCTTCAAACAAAAGTAA
- a CDS encoding ABC transporter ATP-binding protein: MKSSIPDLRSPIPDPRSPYLRLDNITKQFGSFVANDHITMEVQAGCIQALLGENGAGKTTLMNILCGLYQPTSGQIYLNEQPVQITSPSVALQHGIGMIHQHFMLVPQLSVVENIILGTECSLRLNLAEMARTIATMAETYGLSVDPLAKVGDLPVGTQQRVEILKALYRRAQLLILDEPTAVLTPPEIERFFQVLRNLAATGHTIIFISHKLEEVMGLCDRVTVLRRGQVVATKAIGDTSAQELAQLMVGREVVFQVDKPPAHPGAVVLEVSGLQVNDDRDLPAVQDISFQLRSGEILGVAGVDGNGQRELADAIAGLRPVTQGTLILNNQDITQWTPQQRVKDLKIGYIPEDRQKMGLVMSFTIARNLILKVFRQLPFCRGWLLQPDAIISHADHTIQQFDIRATSGLLKVRQLSGGNQQKVVLARELSGQPDLIIAMQPTRGLDVGATEYVQKALLAERERGAAVLYISTELEEVMRMSDRIAVMYAGRFVAILDAKAATVEQIGLLMAGGTL; this comes from the coding sequence GTGAAATCCTCTATCCCTGATCTCCGCTCCCCGATCCCTGATCCCCGATCTCCCTATCTCCGACTGGACAACATCACCAAACAATTCGGCTCGTTTGTTGCTAACGATCACATCACGATGGAGGTGCAGGCGGGTTGCATTCAAGCCCTGCTGGGTGAAAACGGGGCAGGAAAAACCACATTGATGAACATTCTCTGCGGGCTGTACCAACCGACTTCAGGCCAGATTTATCTCAACGAGCAGCCAGTACAGATTACGTCCCCAAGCGTGGCCTTGCAACATGGGATTGGCATGATCCATCAACACTTCATGCTGGTGCCCCAGTTATCCGTAGTGGAAAACATCATTCTGGGTACGGAGTGTTCCCTACGCTTAAATCTGGCAGAAATGGCTCGGACGATCGCGACGATGGCGGAAACCTATGGCCTGAGCGTCGATCCCCTGGCGAAAGTGGGCGATCTTCCGGTGGGCACCCAACAACGAGTTGAGATTTTGAAAGCTCTGTATCGGCGTGCCCAACTGCTGATTTTGGATGAACCGACTGCCGTACTTACCCCTCCGGAGATTGAACGGTTCTTTCAGGTATTACGCAACCTGGCAGCTACAGGGCACACGATCATCTTCATCAGCCACAAACTTGAAGAGGTGATGGGCCTCTGCGATCGCGTCACCGTGCTACGGCGAGGACAAGTGGTGGCAACGAAAGCTATTGGAGACACCTCAGCCCAAGAACTGGCGCAACTGATGGTGGGTCGAGAAGTGGTGTTTCAGGTCGATAAACCTCCCGCCCATCCAGGCGCTGTCGTATTAGAGGTGTCAGGATTGCAGGTCAATGACGATCGCGATTTGCCTGCTGTTCAAGATATTTCCTTTCAACTGCGATCAGGAGAAATTCTGGGAGTTGCCGGAGTGGATGGCAATGGTCAACGGGAACTGGCCGACGCGATCGCGGGACTGCGCCCTGTGACTCAAGGCACTTTGATATTGAACAACCAGGACATTACCCAGTGGACTCCGCAACAACGGGTGAAGGATTTGAAAATTGGCTACATTCCCGAAGATCGCCAAAAAATGGGATTAGTCATGTCCTTCACGATCGCCCGTAATCTGATCTTGAAGGTGTTTCGGCAGCTTCCCTTTTGTCGGGGTTGGTTGTTGCAGCCAGATGCCATTATTTCCCATGCTGACCATACTATCCAGCAGTTCGACATCCGAGCTACCAGTGGTTTATTGAAAGTGCGACAACTCTCTGGTGGCAACCAACAAAAAGTGGTGCTGGCACGGGAGTTATCTGGCCAACCCGATTTGATCATCGCCATGCAACCAACACGCGGACTGGATGTGGGCGCAACAGAATATGTGCAGAAAGCCTTACTGGCTGAACGCGAACGGGGAGCCGCCGTTCTCTACATCTCCACCGAACTGGAAGAAGTGATGAGGATGAGCGATCGCATTGCGGTCATGTATGCAGGTCGTTTTGTCGCCATCCTGGATGCCAAAGCCGCTACCGTTGAGCAGATCGGCTTACTGATGGCAGGAGGAACACTTTAA
- a CDS encoding metallophosphoesterase, whose translation MRFNRRKFLLLAGVSGLGMGVLGRQLIDRGNAGSHLSQQPAVQTHGTYPSPAAAQPAGDPLLRFVAIADTGTGYADQYAVAEAMNRYRQRHPYPLVILAGDNIYTNGEISKVKEVFEEPYQPLLINGVKFHACLGNHDIRTDNGEPQLRYAGFNMPQRYYTFREKDVQFFALDTNGNADWTAQLAWLEGELKSSTAAWKIVFGHHPIYSSGHYGTNQALIDSLTPLFQKYGVQLYINGHEHNYERTQPIQGTTYLITGIGGAQLRPVGRSPWTAFSTSRYGFSAIEIYPDRMEITAIGADHQVFDRGTIQLKTFKT comes from the coding sequence ATGCGCTTCAATCGTCGAAAGTTTCTCCTGCTGGCGGGTGTTTCAGGTTTGGGCATGGGGGTGCTGGGCAGGCAGTTGATCGATCGAGGCAATGCTGGAAGTCACCTTTCCCAGCAACCTGCTGTTCAGACGCATGGAACCTACCCATCTCCCGCTGCCGCTCAGCCTGCCGGAGATCCCTTGCTGCGGTTTGTGGCGATCGCCGATACGGGAACAGGATATGCCGATCAATACGCAGTGGCAGAGGCAATGAATCGGTATCGGCAGCGCCATCCCTACCCACTGGTCATTCTGGCTGGAGACAATATTTACACCAATGGTGAAATCTCGAAGGTGAAGGAAGTATTTGAGGAGCCTTATCAACCGCTCTTGATCAATGGCGTGAAATTTCATGCCTGTTTGGGCAACCACGACATCCGCACTGACAATGGTGAACCTCAGTTGCGCTATGCCGGGTTTAATATGCCCCAGCGCTACTACACCTTCCGGGAAAAAGACGTGCAATTCTTTGCCCTGGATACCAATGGCAATGCCGATTGGACGGCTCAACTGGCCTGGTTAGAAGGGGAACTTAAGAGTAGTACGGCTGCCTGGAAAATAGTGTTTGGCCATCATCCGATTTACTCTTCTGGACATTACGGCACCAATCAGGCGTTGATTGACAGTCTGACTCCATTATTTCAAAAGTACGGTGTGCAACTCTACATTAATGGTCACGAACATAATTACGAACGCACCCAACCGATCCAAGGCACCACTTACCTGATTACAGGCATTGGCGGTGCTCAACTGCGCCCCGTTGGCCGATCGCCCTGGACAGCTTTTTCTACTTCCCGCTATGGCTTCTCTGCGATCGAGATCTATCCAGACCGCATGGAAATCACAGCCATTGGAGCAGATCATCAGGTGTTCGATCGGGGAACGATTCAACTCAAAACCTTCAAGACATGA
- a CDS encoding metallophosphoesterase family protein, translating to MRVWRSLPQILLATLVGLCLTLTLHACQMGQVAQAPVSSPVAASSVAQSVTKPTPMPMPPETKAIVARAGSRGLFNPPRGDIRMVVISDLNSSYGSTTYDPEVKLGIQLIPFWSPDLVLCGGDMVAGQDDTLSNGQIQAMWDGFDRHVAAPLRKMNVPFGFTIGNHDGSSALGASNQFLFERDRAAAMAYWNAPNHDPGVQFVDKYEFPFYYTFKFQDVFFLVWDGSSNTIPANQLKWVETALASEPAQSAKMRMLIGHLPLYSVAAGRNTLGDVMRDADQLRAMLEKYQVHTYISGHHHAYYPAHRGNLQMLHSGILGSGPRSLLDTGLPPRKTLTVIDVKFDSPELTTYTTYDMQTLQVIKNQELPRLLTGVNGLLLRRDVNWKQLTAEERSRCASRLGASLCGA from the coding sequence ATGCGCGTTTGGCGATCGCTCCCGCAAATTCTGCTGGCTACCCTGGTTGGGTTGTGCCTGACTCTCACGCTGCACGCCTGCCAGATGGGTCAGGTCGCTCAAGCACCTGTATCTTCTCCAGTAGCAGCTAGTTCTGTGGCTCAGTCAGTGACTAAACCAACTCCTATGCCCATGCCGCCGGAAACGAAAGCGATCGTGGCTCGTGCGGGGAGTAGGGGACTATTCAATCCACCGCGTGGCGATATCCGGATGGTGGTGATCAGTGATCTGAACAGTTCCTATGGCTCCACCACCTATGACCCGGAAGTGAAGCTGGGAATTCAGTTAATTCCCTTCTGGAGTCCCGATCTGGTGCTGTGTGGCGGAGATATGGTAGCTGGGCAGGATGATACGCTATCCAATGGTCAGATTCAGGCGATGTGGGATGGCTTCGATCGCCACGTTGCCGCTCCCCTCCGCAAAATGAATGTTCCCTTTGGCTTCACGATTGGTAATCATGATGGTTCAAGCGCGTTGGGAGCGAGTAATCAGTTTTTGTTTGAGCGCGATCGTGCGGCGGCTATGGCTTACTGGAATGCTCCCAACCATGATCCAGGGGTGCAGTTTGTCGATAAATATGAGTTTCCTTTTTATTACACCTTTAAGTTCCAGGATGTGTTCTTTCTCGTATGGGATGGCTCTTCTAACACCATTCCTGCGAACCAGTTGAAATGGGTAGAAACTGCACTGGCCAGTGAACCTGCCCAATCCGCCAAAATGCGAATGCTCATCGGTCATTTGCCGCTGTATTCCGTGGCTGCGGGACGCAATACCCTGGGGGATGTGATGCGGGATGCGGATCAATTGCGGGCGATGTTGGAGAAGTACCAGGTGCATACTTATATCAGTGGTCATCACCATGCCTACTATCCTGCTCATCGCGGGAATTTGCAGATGCTGCACTCAGGAATTTTGGGATCTGGGCCACGATCGCTGCTTGATACCGGACTTCCTCCTCGCAAAACCCTTACTGTCATCGATGTCAAATTTGATTCGCCGGAACTGACGACCTACACCACCTACGATATGCAAACCCTGCAGGTGATTAAAAACCAGGAATTGCCCCGTCTGTTAACTGGAGTTAATGGCCTGTTACTACGGCGAGATGTGAACTGGAAGCAATTGACTGCAGAGGAGCGATCGCGCTGTGCCAGCCGATTAGGAGCTTCTCTCTGTGGCGCTTAA
- a CDS encoding lysophospholipid acyltransferase family protein, with product MGKKSNLWQNSGWSLHHRNPHVIRLLMPIWRWQYHHYFRVQSSGWHHIDPQKQVLFVGSHNGGLAAPDMFMMMYEWFHRFGDQHSVYGLMHPAVWKVSPLLAHIAAQVGAIQAHPKMAIAALRQGASVLVYPGGAKDVFRPHALRHKICLESNRAFIKLALQENVPIVPVISYGAHDTFIVLADLYEQVRQLHQWGMPWLFDADPETFPIYLGLPWGIGIGPLPHIPLPVQVHTHICEPIVFERYGREAARDRDYVDACYNQVYIQMQQAMNDLVYSIERAG from the coding sequence ATGGGTAAAAAAAGTAACCTCTGGCAGAATTCAGGCTGGTCACTGCATCACCGCAATCCTCATGTCATCCGTCTTCTGATGCCGATCTGGAGATGGCAGTATCACCATTATTTCCGAGTGCAAAGTAGTGGTTGGCATCACATTGACCCTCAAAAGCAGGTGTTATTTGTAGGTTCCCATAATGGGGGATTGGCCGCTCCCGATATGTTCATGATGATGTATGAGTGGTTTCATCGCTTTGGGGATCAGCATTCCGTTTATGGCCTGATGCATCCCGCTGTCTGGAAGGTATCCCCCCTGCTGGCTCACATTGCGGCCCAGGTGGGAGCCATTCAGGCCCATCCCAAAATGGCGATCGCGGCTTTACGGCAGGGAGCCAGTGTGCTGGTGTATCCGGGTGGAGCCAAAGATGTGTTTCGGCCCCATGCGCTACGGCACAAAATTTGTTTAGAAAGCAATCGCGCCTTTATCAAACTGGCCTTGCAGGAAAATGTCCCGATCGTGCCCGTAATTTCCTACGGTGCCCATGATACGTTCATTGTGCTGGCCGATCTATATGAACAGGTGCGGCAACTCCATCAGTGGGGGATGCCCTGGCTGTTTGATGCCGATCCAGAGACGTTTCCCATCTATCTGGGATTGCCCTGGGGAATTGGCATTGGCCCCTTGCCCCACATTCCCTTGCCGGTACAGGTGCATACCCACATCTGCGAACCGATCGTGTTTGAGCGCTACGGACGGGAAGCGGCCCGCGATCGAGATTATGTGGACGCTTGCTACAACCAGGTCTATATCCAGATGCAGCAGGCCATGAATGATTTAGTCTACTCGATTGAACGTGCGGGTTAA
- a CDS encoding 2OG-Fe(II) oxygenase, with product MPYYHDYPEAFSPRYLSKLQRKILDCPYFTVNNLNRDFVGTKGFSIVFRRSHQSVVEREFPYFKPYLDRALQADCNAFYLNPLLLKTGSRVDPHIDRSLRSYCKTIAPPALVSVLYIEVPPDLEGGELILNRSAPGHKVAHKGQVGKIRPQTNTLLIFQGDLTHSINPMTGTGHRLSLVCEQYSLEEWELEEIPEFVVESRANITGKAQKLRSGGG from the coding sequence TTGCCCTACTATCACGACTATCCTGAAGCGTTTTCTCCCCGTTACTTAAGCAAGTTGCAACGGAAGATTCTGGATTGCCCCTATTTTACGGTCAACAATCTCAATCGGGATTTTGTGGGTACGAAGGGATTTTCGATCGTCTTCCGACGCTCGCACCAATCCGTTGTAGAGCGGGAGTTTCCTTACTTCAAGCCCTATCTGGATCGGGCCTTGCAAGCAGACTGTAATGCGTTTTATTTAAATCCACTACTCCTGAAAACGGGTTCGCGGGTGGATCCGCATATCGATCGCTCCCTGCGCTCCTATTGCAAGACGATCGCGCCGCCTGCGCTAGTAAGTGTGTTGTATATCGAAGTGCCGCCCGATTTAGAAGGGGGTGAACTGATTCTGAACCGATCGGCACCGGGACATAAAGTGGCTCATAAGGGACAGGTGGGAAAAATTCGGCCTCAGACCAATACCCTGCTGATTTTTCAGGGGGATTTGACCCATTCCATTAATCCAATGACTGGCACCGGACATCGCTTGAGTCTGGTGTGTGAGCAATACAGTCTGGAAGAGTGGGAACTGGAGGAGATTCCGGAGTTTGTGGTGGAGTCACGGGCAAACATCACTGGCAAAGCCCAGAAGCTACGATCGGGCGGCGGGTAG
- a CDS encoding YkvA family protein: MENFLKTAKQFAGRLPFLRDAVAMYFCMLDEQTPPWAKAAIAAALGYFLMPIDAIPDVVAGLGFTDDAGVIATTISTVLAVVADRHRQQADHFLNS; the protein is encoded by the coding sequence ATGGAAAACTTTTTGAAGACAGCGAAACAATTCGCAGGGCGGCTACCGTTTCTGAGAGATGCTGTTGCCATGTATTTCTGTATGCTGGATGAGCAAACCCCTCCCTGGGCCAAAGCCGCGATCGCCGCTGCCCTTGGCTATTTCCTGATGCCTATCGATGCCATTCCGGATGTCGTTGCTGGTCTTGGCTTTACCGATGATGCCGGAGTGATTGCTACCACCATTTCCACCGTGCTGGCTGTCGTGGCCGATCGTCACCGCCAGCAAGCCGACCACTTCTTAAACTCCTGA